In Periplaneta americana isolate PAMFEO1 chromosome 8, P.americana_PAMFEO1_priV1, whole genome shotgun sequence, the sequence AGCAAAACAattccaaacttaaaaaaaaaaaactttcttagtCTGTAAACGACTCTTCCACAGTATTTATTACTGCTTTATTCAATGAAAACTTCTttccgtttattattattatttttaagcttCCGAAATAGCGATGATAATCTGAAGGGCCCAAatatggcttttttttttaatggtggtacttgactgttcgtcattcacccatatgaagctagttgtgtagaccaatttactgacagattTGTTGCCCAGGGTACGCCATAAAAGGCTGGCCTACATTACACCCGCAATGAGATGAGATGGAGATTTTTTTTGGGATGTCACAAGGGAACAGAGCttccagagaaaacccctgtgttacctagatcatgggcttgcccaacacaagtctcTTAAAACTGCGGCAGTGTATTCATGCCTCTCTGTATAGTACTAGAAATACGTAAACTACCTGtcaaaaatatcattttgttatgaaTGTGAATCCCTTTAGATAATTATTATTGCACactgtaattttaatacataagaaAGTTGTGATCATGTtgtaaatagaaataattattttggcaGGGCTCTACTGAAAATGAGAAACCAAAAGAAGAAGTATCAGAAGATCATCATGAGATGCCACCTGTgtaagtattaaattaatttaaactgaTGTCAGATTTCTCTCTTaggtatctctctctctctctctctctctctcgttactATACGGAATACAGAGAAGGTATGGTCACATACCGGGTAAGGTGGGGTTACTTGAGACATCGGGGATATTTGAGCCAAATCAGGTGTTTAGATGTTTTcgtttctgtgatttttgtaattttttaattcaaattttggaattaaagaaaagaaaattatgtgtgcatattatctcagtgAATTATAGAATATAGCTAAAGGTAATAAACTACATATATACTGTACCCAAATCTATAAAATGTTATCATTTAAGGTTTTATTAATTCAAGTAACCTCATATGAAGTTTAACTTGCACCACATAGCATTTTTAAATGGATGGCTCAAGTATACCCATTTCCTGGGTAACTTGAGccactaataaaacaataaataaatacataacaatagTGACAATGCAATAAAGCTGCTTGCATATGGTTTGTATGTCGCAAGGTTCAACATATAGGAGAGCAATGAAAGTTTCTCAAGGTATACGTTTTTTGTAAGAGTTAGTGAAACTTTCTGAGGTGGTTCAAGTATCCCCAGTTTACGGCGGGAATGAAGATTACAAAATTTATACTTAAATAGACATGTCATGtgttgtaataaaaaaagaactggccctattattattattattattattattatcattattattattaaatacttttcTTAATCAGAgactgcctagaagacaaagtataccatttgcaaaaacaaaattttgaattttacatattacatgggtaatttgttatgaatagtaAACCAATGCAAGATAATGGCAAATGAAACCCCttacaaaaatcaacaaactgttTCGGGATGGATCCGCTTGCTCCAATCATCAAGCCTATTACTTCTATCTGTTTTAGTTTATATTTCTCTTGATAATACGAGATTATTGGCTCATAGATTGATTTTCCTTATGGATACCTTGCAGTTGGCTCTTGCAAGTCTCGAAATGAACTTTAGGGTCAATTATAAAGCCTCTCTGATGGTGTTGGAAAGCGATCATATCTATCCTATGAGTGCTGCCGGTAGCTGATAGACCATGAATCTCTTTGAAAACAGTATACCCAGTATTACACAGTGCCTGAGTAATGGTGCTTCTTGAAAAGTTAGCACCTCTGCAATCGTAtgcatttacattatattatttcttattgGTGTCATGCAGTTTTggtgtatagtattagtattacaGCTTTATTTTCTTTGTACAGTGGGGAGGACAGTGTTGAAGAAGAAGATGGCAGCTTTTCTCAAAGCAAGAACAAAGAAAGCACTGATACAATATTCTCGTGTAATATATGTGgaagatattttaataataaacgtAAGATGAGACGTCATCAACGCATCCATACAGGAGACATTTCTTGTGAAatttgtggaaaagtttttggtacATCATCAGAACTTCGCGTCCATCAACGTAATCACACAGGCGAAAAACCGTTTGAATGTAATATATGTCACACGAAATTTAATTCTCGAAGTGCTTTGATAGTACATACTCGCATTCATACAGGtgaaaaaccattcaaatgcaaCGAGTGTGGAAAATGTTTTACGAGGTCATTTCATCTTAGGAAGCATTTGGCTACTCACACAAGGGAGAAGCCCTTCAAATGCGTAATTTGTAGTTCTGCCTTTAGCAGCTCATATTATCTCCGTACACATTTACGTATTCACACCGGGGAAAAACCGTACGAGTGTACCTATTGTGGGACTTCATTTCCAGATAGATATAAACTTGTTACGCATGAACGCATTCATACAGGGAACAACCCATTCAGATGTGAAATTTGTGGAAAGTATTTTAGTAGCTCTACATATCTAACTACGCATATACGTATACACACAGGTGAAAAACCGTTTGAATGTTCCGTTTGTCATGAACGGTTTAGTGATAAAGCTAAATTTTCTAGACACGAACGCATTCACGTTGGTGaaaaacagttcaaatgtgaGACTTGTGGGAGGTGTTTCAGTAGCTTGTTTTCATTACGTGTACATACGCGTATTCATACAAATGAGAAAGTACGTCAATGTGAATTCTGTGAAAAACTTTTCAAGGACCATAATAGTCTGATTAGGCACGAACTTGTACATACTGGAGAGAGACTGTTCAGGTGTGAAATTTGTTTAGTATCTTTTCCTCGATATTATGCTCTTCAGAAGCATTACCGTAGTCACCCCGATGAGAAGCCATTGAAGTGCGCCTTCTGTCGAGAACAATTTTACGATGAAAACACTTTTATTTCACACTTGCGTATACACGCTGGGAATAAACGTTTCGAATGTACTTTTGCACACGAAAAGAGCAACAGTGAAGAAGCTATCCTATCATAGTTTTTCCTATCGGAAAAGAGATTCCTTCATTCATATTTAAGTAATTTGGATAATTTTTCTGGTGTATTGTCCGTGTACCAGC encodes:
- the LOC138704505 gene encoding zinc finger protein ZFP2-like isoform X6 is translated as MDTVKVEPDANEEIEEVTVKAEPQDDLNETHPETGFWWCDVTKQDCTFADSSSTEPQINVKGSTENEKPKEEVSEDHHEMPPVGEDSVEEEDGSFSQSKNKESTDTIFSCNICGRYFNNKRKMRRHQRIHTGDISCEICGKVFGTSSELRVHQRNHTGEKPFECNICHTKFNSRSALIVHTRIHTGEKPFKCNECGKCFTRSFHLRKHLATHTREKPFKCVICSSAFSSSYYLRTHLRIHTGEKPYECTYCGTSFPDRYKLVTHERIHTGNNPFRCEICGKYFSSSTYLTTHIRIHTGEKPFECSVCHERFSDKAKFSRHERIHVGEKQFKCETCGRCFSSLFSLRVHTRIHTNEKVRQCEFCEKLFKDHNSLIRHELVHTGERLFRCEICLVSFPRYYALQKHYRSHPDEKPLKCAFCREQFYDENTFISHLRIHAGNKRFECTFAHEKSNSEEAILS